Proteins encoded within one genomic window of Lysinibacillus sphaericus:
- a CDS encoding biotin transporter BioY, with the protein MLKQQSTLSLVMIAMFAALTAVGAFIKIPLPLVPFTLQIVFVFLAGCLLGGRNGFQSQLVYIGIGLVGLPVFTQGGGITYVLQPTFGYLIGFALAALVIGYMIDRVESPTKKHFIVANIIGLIIIYAVAVPYLYVALNVWLNMKSSWSHVFLVGFVNSIVADFCLAIASALLAERLYKVFRSARAIKLVQIEKENV; encoded by the coding sequence ATGTTGAAACAACAGTCAACGTTATCACTTGTGATGATTGCGATGTTTGCTGCATTAACAGCAGTTGGTGCCTTCATTAAAATTCCATTACCGCTCGTGCCGTTTACATTACAAATTGTCTTTGTCTTTTTAGCGGGTTGCTTACTCGGTGGTCGCAATGGATTTCAAAGTCAGCTAGTTTACATAGGAATAGGTTTAGTTGGCTTGCCAGTTTTTACACAAGGTGGAGGCATTACATATGTATTGCAGCCGACTTTTGGTTACTTAATAGGATTTGCTCTTGCTGCATTAGTAATCGGCTATATGATTGATCGAGTAGAATCACCAACGAAAAAGCATTTCATTGTTGCCAATATTATAGGGCTTATCATTATTTATGCAGTCGCAGTACCTTATTTATATGTAGCATTAAATGTATGGTTAAACATGAAATCAAGTTGGTCTCATGTATTTTTAGTAGGCTTTGTCAATAGTATTGTTGCAGACTTTTGCTTAGCAATTGCTTCTGCCCTTTTAGCTGAACGTCTATACAAAGTATTCCGTTCCGCTAGAGCTATAAAACTTGTGCAAATTGAAAAGGAGAATGTTTAG